Proteins from a genomic interval of Oncorhynchus kisutch isolate 150728-3 linkage group LG28, Okis_V2, whole genome shotgun sequence:
- the serpinh1a gene encoding serpin H1a produces MWVTNLVAMALLATAASAATAALADKVLSNHATLLANNSASLAFSLYQNMVKEKDLENILISPVVVASSLGLVALGGKASTASQVKTVLSADKVKDEQLHAGLAELLEEVSNSKTRNVTWKISNRIYSPSSVNFADAFVKSSKKHYNYDHTKINFKDKKSAVKSINDWAAKSTDGKLPEVTKDVERTDGAMIINAMFFKPHWDEQFHQKMVDNRGFLVSRSHTVGVPMMHRTGLYGFHEDTVNKLLILSIPLAHKKSSLVFFMPYHVESLERLEKLLTCKQLDDWMGKLKETAVAVSLPKVSMEVSHNIQKHLGELGLTEAVDKTKADLSNISGKKDLYLSNVFHASAMEWDTDGNPINTSIFGTDKLKNPKLFYADHPFIFLVKDTKTNSILFLGRLVRPKGEKMRDEL; encoded by the exons ATGTGGGTGACTAACCTGGTAGCCATGGCCCTACTGGCCACCGCAGCCTCCGCTGCTACTGCCGCCTTGGCAGACAAGGTCCTAAGTAACCACGCCACCCTGCTGGCCAACAACAGCGCCAGCCTGGCCTTTAGCCTCTACCAGAACATGGTGAAGGAGAAGGACCTGGAGAACATCCTCATCTCCCCCGTGGTTGTGGCCTCTTCCCTGGGCCTGGTGGCCCTCGGGGGCAAGGCCTCCACCGCCTCCCAGGTAAAGACCGTGCTGAGTGCCGACAAGGTGAAGGACGAGCAGCTTCACGCCGGCCTGGCCGAGCTCCTAGAGGAGGTCAGCAACTCCAAGACCCGCAACGTCACCTGGAAGATCAGCAACCGCATCTACAGCCCCAGCTCGGTCAACTTCGCAGATGCCTTTGTCAAGAGCAGCAAGAAGCACTACAACTATGACCACACTAAGATCAACTTTAAGGACAAGAAGAGCGCTGTGAAGTCCATCAACGATTGGGCGGCCAAGTCCACCGACGGCAAGCTGCCCGAGGTCACCAAGGACGTGGAGAGGACCGATGGGGCCATGATCATCAATGCCATGTTCTTCAAAC CCCATTGGGATGAACAGTTCCACCAAAAGATGGTGGACAACCGTGGCTTCCTGGTGTCCCGCTCTCACACTGTTGGTGTACCCATGATGCACCGCACAG GTCTCTATGGTTTCCACGAGGATACAGTAAATAAGCTTTTAATCCTGAGCATACCCCTGGCCCATAAAAAATCCAGCCTGGTGTTCTTCATGCCCTACCACGTGGAGTCCCTGGAGAGGCTGGAGAAGCTGCTGACCTGCAAGCAGCTGGATGACTGGATGGGCAAGCTGAAGGAGACAGCTGTGGCTGTGTCTCTGCCCAAAGTCAGCATGGAAGTCAGCCACAACATCCAG aaacaccttGGGGAGCTGGGTCTGACAGAGGCTGTGGATAAGACCAAGGCGGACCTGTCCAACATCTCTGGGAAGAAGGACCTGTACCTGTCCAACGTCTTCCATGCCTCTGCCATGGAGTGGGACACTGATGGGAACCCCATCAATACCAGCATCTTTGGCACCGATAAACTGAAAAACCCCAAGTTGTTCTACGCTGACCACCCCTTCATTTTCCTTGTGAAGGACACCAAGACCAACTCCATCCTCTTCCTCGGCAGACTGGTCCGACCTAAGGGCGAGAAGATGAGAGATGAATTATAA